AAGACTTCAACATCGCTATTATAATATCAGATTCCGGGCTACGTACCAATCTTGGTGGTATAGTTGGTGGCTCCAAAGATCAGCTCGGGGGCGCGGTAGTATCGTGAGCAAATGTACGACACGTTGGGCTCGTTCTCGACGAGAATCTTGGCACTTCCAAAGTCACACAGCTTCAAAATGCCGGTGGTTGGATCGAGGAGGAGGTTTTGTGGCTTGATATCGCGATGGCAGATTCCCTGAGAATGGATGTAGGCCAGTGCGCGGAATAGCTGGTAGATGTAGAGTTTGACTTCGAGAATCGGCATCGTGGTCTTCATCTTGTTGAAGAACCTCGAAGCGCGATAGACGGTCTCGGGTACAAATTCTTGTACCAGGTTCAAATACACCTCATCTTTCTGTGGGTGGTCAGTATGATGCCATCAGCCTTCATCAGGTGTCGGTACTCACGCGTTCCCCATTGGAGTAGTAAAATGCTTTTAGCTGCACAATGTTCGGATGGCGAACGATCCGCATGATCTGTAGCTCACGattctgaaaaaaaaaaagaaaaaaaaagaaagaggccTGATTTAGCATCAATTCTTCTCGAGCGGCGTAAGGGATACTCCTGGAGTCAAGCGCACCTTGAACCTCTTGTCCTGCAGAACCCTCTTTATCGCAGCATCTTCGTTCGAGGGTGACAGCTTTGTCTGGAAGACGACGCCAAATGAACCATTGCCAACAATCTTGCATTGCGTGTACTGCAGGTCGCGCGTCTCTCCGGTAATTCCATCTTGCACCTTCTCACGGATGACTTCTAGAGACACAGTATGTTAGATGCGTCTAGATGCACAGGTTTTGAGGGGTTCCTCCTTGGGCGGTAGCAGGCTATACTGACCACCCATCCGTAGGGTATTGAAGGCTGCTGGACGGTTCTGAGACATCGCGGGCAGCCGACTCGATTTTCTCCAACTTCGTTACAGAAAATCCGATTCGGGAGGTTGTCGATCAGGTTCGTCAGGGTCCGCCGTGGTGGGCAACTTGGCCAAGAATATCGGCCTGGTGGAGATGCGCTGGCGACAGGGCAATTGCTGCGCCGTCAAATGTCGATTGGAACAAGACGTGTGGTGAGGCAGCACGATCCGAATTGGTGCCTTTCGCGGGTGTCGCGGGGCGATGTCGCACGTAGAATGACAAATCGATTGGTGTCCGTCGTCTCGTTCAaatcgagaaaaaaaaacgtagcGGTTGACAGAAGGAAGATACCGGGATATCAGGACATACGCTGCGGAATAGACCACCGGACAGAAAGACGATTCAATTCAGAGCTGGCGCAATTCGTCTTGTCAGTGGAGACACGAGCAGGGCGTTGGTAGGAAGTATGCAGAATGAGAGCGGCTGGTAAACGGCGGGTATGTTGATGCTCGGTATGTCAAAAGGTGGGTGAGGAATGGGAAAACACGAAGAGATCAGTGTCGCACTGGTCGACAACAGAAAGTGGGAGCAGTGGGTGGTGACGGAGGAGTGGGGAAGCGGAGCAGTTAGAATGAACAGGGAACTTGAAAACGGATCAATAATAAGGTCGTGGTCACTGGGCGATGAAAAAGGGTGGTGTAGGAAAAGGAAAGGTGATGGTGGGGATACAGTAGGGGGGTTCAGGTCACGAAGGGCGGCCAACCATACTCTTTTCACTGTGTACAAGCAggaaccgccgccgcctttgGAAAGCCAAACTGCTGCAGCCCAACTTCGACCAGCAAGCAACCCGGCGTTAGTAACAATTCGGCCAACACGTAGCACAACGGTGGTTGActcaaaaaatcagtttgatAGATAAGGTAGGCAGTTAACTGTGGAAAGATGACCATGGATAGAAACGGTGATGTGAATGAAAGGCTTGCTGGTTTGCGATGGTGATCAAAGTGGAAAATGAGGAAATGACCAATTCGTTGTGGCGGTGGCTTTGGAAGATGAAGAGGGGTTCCAATGGGCGACGCTCACTCAACACCTGGCTGGGCGTTGACTGTTGAGCTGAATTGGCGAGAGCTCGGCTGGCTGGGGCCGACCTGACTGACGAGGGTGGGCGGCTGGTAGCGGGCGGGCAGGCAGGTGCAAGGTCTCGTGCTGGGCGCGCGTGTGTACCTTaaggtgggtgggtgggtggtggGCTTCCAGGTGTCGTTAGAGCAGCCAGGGGACCAGGGTCCAGCAGTAGTAACCTAGGCACTCCGTAGCCAGACTCTGACGCACAACATGCGCGGCGCCCGGCAAGGCGACAAGGTCCTCCAATTGGCAAGTGCTACCTACGCTACGACTTGCAGGTAGGTGCTCACAAATGGAAACCGCAACTTGTGGATTGTTGGTCGCTTGCTTGACTGTATCCGCTGGTCGAGGAGCTCTGGGCACCTTTTCCACTTTGCGGTTGCAGTTGACTGCGGGGTCAGGTTGTGTTGTGGTGGGCGGGCAGTGGCTGACGAGGGTTGAGCTGGTTGCGAGTATGCCAGCGCTGCTCCTGGAAACAACCAACACCGTTGCAAAAAACACCAACCCAGCCACAAACGCGGTCGGGAttatttgtttctttcttgttcCCCCCTGGTTTCCTTGCTCTCCCGGTGTATGGCGATTGAGTCTAATCTAGTGTGCCTCGAGCTCGGGGAATTACTTGCGCGTCATTACCCTGAAGAATCAGAGTAGACTAGACGGTGCAAAAAGTCGATCCGTGGCCTGGCTAGGTTGTGTACCACCTGTTTGGATGCGCCAAATAGTGGGTTGCCCAGGGCCGTGGATGACGGGTGCAGACGCGGGGAACATTGGGCATTGGCAGACCAAAGGTGCAAGGGACGTTGTCAATTAGGACAAGTGAGTAAGCTGCCAGGGCATCAGGAGGGGTACCTTCCACTTGGTCAAGGCCAGCTTGGTTCGTATGCTGCGACAATAAACAAATAGGTTGATGTGCAAACTGGTTCAGTGATTGAAGTGAAATGCCGGTAGTTTATGTATACCATGTgttaaaaagaagaaaagaaagtaaAATGACTTACCTGCACTGTTATGGGGAATACTGTCGATAGCAGATGGTTTTAGTTGGGTACATAAATTGCCCGATAAAGTGACTGCTTGTCGTTGCCCTTGTCTTGTTCtgtccttttccttttttgccTGGTCAGACGCGATTTGGTCGCGACAAACAATAGGGTCGTTTGAGTGcacaggggaaaaaaaagctgcAGCCCAACGATATTAACGCGTTGGGCAGTTTAGGGAGTTGCGCAACGGTTTCCAAGTAATAAAAACAAacttaaaaaaataataataaaaaactCGGGGAATGAGAACTGAAGAGTAGAGGCGGGGCAAGGTCAGGGAGGGTAGCCAGTTTTATTCAACACACACATGCGGCATCAGCCACACGGATTGTAGGGTGCTGCACCTACGTAGATTAGGAGCCTTACTTTAACCTACCTTGGGTTGACTACTGCCTACGGCAAGGTAGGAGAAATAACAATAGCACCAAATGCATGCATCATACCTGAGGAACTTACATGACAACCTGAACAGACGGGGTTCGGTTCAGGTTTAATTGGGCTGGGATGAAAGAAACCTAAGGTACGGTACACCTCAGGGGGTGGGCACTGGTGGGCGGTTGGTGGCATG
This DNA window, taken from Pyricularia oryzae 70-15 chromosome 6, whole genome shotgun sequence, encodes the following:
- a CDS encoding CMGC/GSK protein kinase, which gives rise to MSQNRPAAFNTLRMGEVIREKVQDGITGETRDLQYTQCKIVGNGSFGVVFQTKLSPSNEDAAIKRVLQDKRFKNRELQIMRIVRHPNIVQLKAFYYSNGERKDEVYLNLVQEFVPETVYRASRFFNKMKTTMPILEVKLYIYQLFRALAYIHSQGICHRDIKPQNLLLDPTTGILKLCDFGSAKILVENEPNVSYICSRYYRAPELIFGATNYTTKIDVWSTGCVMAELMLGQPLFPGESGIDQLVEIIKVLGTPTREQIRTMNPNYMEHKFPQIKPHPFNRVLRKADNNAIDLIARLLEYTPTERLGAIDAMVHPFFDDLRNPSTKLPDSRHQTGQVRDLPPLFDFNRHELSIAPQLNHQLVPPHVRPTLAAQGLDIDHFTPMRKEDMLARLD